One segment of Drosophila ananassae strain 14024-0371.13 chromosome 3R, ASM1763931v2, whole genome shotgun sequence DNA contains the following:
- the LOC6497116 gene encoding beta-galactosidase, translating to MSGCFRSNRKLTMAVSACVIIAVMALTVGLCVGLGSSDEVREDQPRFTIDHEANSFMLDGEPFRYVSGSFHYFRAVPEAWRSRLRTMRASGLNALDTYVEWSLHNPHEDEYNWEGIADVVKFLEIAQEEDFYIILRPGPYICAERDNGGLPHWLFKKYPSIKMRTNDPDYIAEVGKWYAQLMPRLQHLLVGNGGKIIMVQVENEYGDYACDHDYLNWLRDETEKYVSGKALLFTVDIPNEKMSCGKIDNVFATTDFGIDRINEIDEIWKMLRVQQPTGPLVNSEFYPGWLTHWQEQNQRRDGQVVADALKTILSYNASVNLYMFFGGTNFGFTAGANYDLDGGIGYAADITSYDYDAVMDEAGGVTSKYDKVKAVIGEFLELPEITLNPAKRIAYGKVEVTPALALLSAEGRAALSKGDPVESVKPKTFEELDQYSGLVLYETELPTMDLDPALLKVDQIHDRAHVFVDQELVGTLSREARIYSLPLSKGWGNTLQLLVENQGRINFYISNDTKGIFGDVSLQLHNGGYLPLENWRSTAFPLDQASVELWRRERSVQKDLDSFLARQRILRNGPLVYTGTFTVGEVGDTYLNMAGWGKGVAYVNGFNLGRYWPVAGPQVTLYVPNELLKVGENSVVILEYQRANKTTNGADLPAVQFDAVAQLDGQSGDVTLK from the exons GACCAGCCCAGGTTCACCATCGACCATGAGGCCAACAGCTTCATGCTGGACGGAGAGCCTTTTCGCTATGTCTCTGGATCATTCCACTATTTCCGGGCGGTGCCAGAGGCCTGGCGAAGTCGATTGCGAACCATGCGAGCATCCGGTCTCAATGCACTTGATAC CTATGTGGAATGGTCTCTTCACAATCCCCACGAGGACGAGTACAACTGGGAGGGTATTGCTGATGTGGTGAAGTTTCTGGAGATTGCCCAGGAGGAAGACTTCTACATTATCCTACGCCCAGGACCGTATATCTGTGCCGAAAGAGACAAC GGAGGCCTTCCCCACTGGCTCTTTAAGAAGTACCCCTCTATTAAAATGCGAACCAACGACCCCGACTATATAGCCGAGGTGGGTAAGTGGTATGCCCAACTAATGCCACGGCTCCAGCACTTGTTGGTCGGCAACGGAGGCAAAATAATCATGGTCCAAGTGGAGAACGAGTACGGAGACTATGCCTGTGACCACGACTACTTGAACTGGCTGCGTGACGAGACTGAGAAGTACGTGTCTGGCAAAGCCCTACTGTTCACGGTGGACATCCCCAACGAGAAAATGAGCTGTGGAAAAATAGATAACGTGTTCGCCACCACGGACTTTGGTATCGATCGCA TTAATGAAATTGACGAAATATGGAAAATGCTGCGAGTCCAACAACCCACTGGCCCGCTGGTTAACTCTGAGTTTTACCCTGGTTGGCTTACCCATTGGCAGGAGCAGAACCAAAGGCGAGATGGCCAGGTGGTAGCTGATGCATTGAA AACCATTCTCAGCTATAATGCGAGCGTAAACTTATACATGTTCTTCGGTGGAACCAACTTTGGATTCACTGCCGGAGCCAACTACGACTTGGACGGAGGGATTGGTTATGCAGCGGATATCACCAGCTATGACTACGATGCAGTGATGGATGAAGCCGGTGGGGTTACCTCCAAATACGACAAAGTCAAGGCTGTGATTGGTGAGTTCCTGGAGTTGCCCGAGATCACGTTGAATCCTGCCAAGCGTATAGCGTACGGGAAAGTGGAAGTAACACCCGCATTGGCCCTGCTCTCTGCAGAAGGAAGAGCTGCCCTCTCAAAGGGCGATCCTGTGGAGTCGGTCAAGCCCAAAACATTCGAGGAATTGGACCAATACTCGGGACTGGTGCTGTACGAAACAGAGCTTCCTACCATGGACCTGGACCCGGCCCTCCTCAAGGTGGATCAGATCCATGACCGCGCACACGTCTTCGTCGACCAGGAACTGGTGGGCACCCTATCCCGCGAGGCCCGGATCTACTCGCTGCCACTTAGTAAAGGCTGGGGCAACACTCTGCAGCTGCTAGTGGAAAACCAGGGTCGGATTAATTTCTACATTTCCAATGACACAAAGGGTATTTTCGGCGACGTGAGCCTGCAGCTACACAATGGTGGCTACCTACCGCTGGAGAACTGGAGAAGTACTGCCTTTCCGCTGGACCAAGCCTCTGTCGAACTCTGGCGACGAGAGCGTAGTGTCCAAAAAGACCTGGACTCGTTCCTGGCCAGACAACGCATCCTGCGCAATGGACCCCTCGTGTATACAGGCACCTTCACGGTGGGGGAAGTGGGCGACACCTACCTGAACATGGCCGGATGGGGCAAGGGAGTGGCCTATGTAAACGGCTTCAATCTGGGGCGCTACtggcctgtagccggtccccAGGTTACCTTGTATGTGCCGAACGAACTCCTCAAGGTGGGAGAGAACTCTGTTGTTATCCTGGAGTACCAGCGCGCCAATAAGACGACAAACGGCGCCGATCTGCCCGCCGTGCAGTTCGATGCAGTGGCTCAACTGGATGGACAGTCCGGCGACGTCACACTCAAATAA
- the LOC6498403 gene encoding tetraspanin-17 isoform X1, translating to MPAVRKYRRETSEISCCLKYLLFASNVILWLSALLVLSVGIWAWKEKDMFRNITRLHYIALDPAFVLIILGGVTFLLGFMGSVGALRENTCLLGAYAIFLSVLLIAEIGFCALAFVLKDKGWIKDQATEGLKAFIRHYREDADQQNLIDWIQEDWLQCCGIDGPKDWDSNNYFNCSSIAIGSREACGVPFSCCRRRPQELIKNKQCGYDVRKEGYGLELSKIIYEKGCVQAGEEWMEHNLIIISTSVIIAMFFQILGICFAQNLRADIYTQKSKWH from the exons ATGCCAGCAGTGCGCAAATACCGGAGGGAAACTAGCGAGATTAGCTGCTGCCTGAAGTACCTGCTCTTCGCCAGCAATGTTATTCTCTGGCTCTCGGCGCTCTTGGTCCTTTCCGTAGGAATCTGGGCCTGGAAGGAAAAGGATATGTTCCGCAATATAACGCGGCTTCATTATATCGCCCTGGACCCGGCCTTTGTGTTGATCATACTGGGCGGGGTCACCTTTTTGCTGGGCTTCATGGGCAGCGTGGGTGCGCTGCGGGAGAACACCTGTCTCCTGGGCGCG TATGCCATCTTCTTGAGTGTCCTCCTTATAGCGGAGATTGGGTTTTGTGCGCTGGCATTCGTGCTCAAGGACAAGGGCTGG ATTAAAGACCAGGCTACGGAGGGTTTGAAGGCGTTCATCCGACACTATCGCGAGGATGCCGACCAACAGAATCTCATCGATTGGATACAAGAGGATTGGCTGCAATGCTGCGGAATTGACGGACCCAAGGACTGGGACAGCAACAACTACTTCAACTGTTCCTCCATCGCCATTGGCAGCAGAGAGGCTTGCGGTGTGCCATTCTCCTGCTGCCGCCGACGCCCGCAGGAGCTCATCAAGAACAAGCAGTGTGGCTATGACGTGCGAAAGGAGGGATAC GGCTTGGAACTGTCAAAGATAATCTATGAAAAGGGATGCGTTCAAGCTGGAGAGGAGTGGATGGAGCACAATTTGATTATCATTTCGACATCAGTCATTATTGCGATGTTTTTCcag ATATTGGGAATTTGTTTCGCACAAAACCTACGTGCTGACATCTATACGCAAAAGTCAAAGTGGCACTGA
- the LOC6498403 gene encoding tetraspanin-17 isoform X3 yields MPAVRKYRRETSEISCCLKYLLFASNVILWLSALLVLSVGIWAWKEKDMFRNITRLHYIALDPAFVLIILGGVTFLLGFMGSVGALRENTCLLGAYAIFLSVLLIAEIGFCALAFVLKDKGWIKDQATEGLKAFIRHYREDADQQNLIDWIQEDWLQCCGIDGPKDWDSNNYFNCSSIAIGSREACGVPFSCCRRRPQELIKNKQCGYDVRKEGYPVDRNIHERGCLRAGEDWLEAHLISVAACCVGLLVLQGLELSKIIYEKGCVQAGEEWMEHNLIIISTSVIIAMFFQILGICFAQNLRADIYTQKSKWH; encoded by the exons ATGCCAGCAGTGCGCAAATACCGGAGGGAAACTAGCGAGATTAGCTGCTGCCTGAAGTACCTGCTCTTCGCCAGCAATGTTATTCTCTGGCTCTCGGCGCTCTTGGTCCTTTCCGTAGGAATCTGGGCCTGGAAGGAAAAGGATATGTTCCGCAATATAACGCGGCTTCATTATATCGCCCTGGACCCGGCCTTTGTGTTGATCATACTGGGCGGGGTCACCTTTTTGCTGGGCTTCATGGGCAGCGTGGGTGCGCTGCGGGAGAACACCTGTCTCCTGGGCGCG TATGCCATCTTCTTGAGTGTCCTCCTTATAGCGGAGATTGGGTTTTGTGCGCTGGCATTCGTGCTCAAGGACAAGGGCTGG ATTAAAGACCAGGCTACGGAGGGTTTGAAGGCGTTCATCCGACACTATCGCGAGGATGCCGACCAACAGAATCTCATCGATTGGATACAAGAGGATTGGCTGCAATGCTGCGGAATTGACGGACCCAAGGACTGGGACAGCAACAACTACTTCAACTGTTCCTCCATCGCCATTGGCAGCAGAGAGGCTTGCGGTGTGCCATTCTCCTGCTGCCGCCGACGCCCGCAGGAGCTCATCAAGAACAAGCAGTGTGGCTATGACGTGCGAAAGGAGGGATAC CCAGTGGATAGAAACATACACGAGCGCGGTTGCTTACGCGCTGGTGAGGATTGGCTGGAGGCGCATCTAATTAGTGTGGCGGCCTGTTGCGTAGGTCTGCTCGTGTTACAG GGCTTGGAACTGTCAAAGATAATCTATGAAAAGGGATGCGTTCAAGCTGGAGAGGAGTGGATGGAGCACAATTTGATTATCATTTCGACATCAGTCATTATTGCGATGTTTTTCcag ATATTGGGAATTTGTTTCGCACAAAACCTACGTGCTGACATCTATACGCAAAAGTCAAAGTGGCACTGA
- the LOC6498403 gene encoding tetraspanin-17 isoform X2 has protein sequence MPAVRKYRRETSEISCCLKYLLFASNVILWLSALLVLSVGIWAWKEKDMFRNITRLHYIALDPAFVLIILGGVTFLLGFMGSVGALRENTCLLGAYAIFLSVLLIAEIGFCALAFVLKDKGWIKDQATEGLKAFIRHYREDADQQNLIDWIQEDWLQCCGIDGPKDWDSNNYFNCSSIAIGSREACGVPFSCCRRRPQELIKNKQCGYDVRKEGYPVDRNIHERGCLRAGEDWLEAHLISVAACCVGLLVLQILGICFAQNLRADIYTQKSKWH, from the exons ATGCCAGCAGTGCGCAAATACCGGAGGGAAACTAGCGAGATTAGCTGCTGCCTGAAGTACCTGCTCTTCGCCAGCAATGTTATTCTCTGGCTCTCGGCGCTCTTGGTCCTTTCCGTAGGAATCTGGGCCTGGAAGGAAAAGGATATGTTCCGCAATATAACGCGGCTTCATTATATCGCCCTGGACCCGGCCTTTGTGTTGATCATACTGGGCGGGGTCACCTTTTTGCTGGGCTTCATGGGCAGCGTGGGTGCGCTGCGGGAGAACACCTGTCTCCTGGGCGCG TATGCCATCTTCTTGAGTGTCCTCCTTATAGCGGAGATTGGGTTTTGTGCGCTGGCATTCGTGCTCAAGGACAAGGGCTGG ATTAAAGACCAGGCTACGGAGGGTTTGAAGGCGTTCATCCGACACTATCGCGAGGATGCCGACCAACAGAATCTCATCGATTGGATACAAGAGGATTGGCTGCAATGCTGCGGAATTGACGGACCCAAGGACTGGGACAGCAACAACTACTTCAACTGTTCCTCCATCGCCATTGGCAGCAGAGAGGCTTGCGGTGTGCCATTCTCCTGCTGCCGCCGACGCCCGCAGGAGCTCATCAAGAACAAGCAGTGTGGCTATGACGTGCGAAAGGAGGGATAC CCAGTGGATAGAAACATACACGAGCGCGGTTGCTTACGCGCTGGTGAGGATTGGCTGGAGGCGCATCTAATTAGTGTGGCGGCCTGTTGCGTAGGTCTGCTCGTGTTACAG ATATTGGGAATTTGTTTCGCACAAAACCTACGTGCTGACATCTATACGCAAAAGTCAAAGTGGCACTGA